The DNA region ATCGGCGATCCCGATCTGCCGCCGCCCGCGAGTTTCACGCGCGCGCTGCAGGAACACGCGGCTGATCCGGACGCGCATTTCTATTCCAGCTCGCGCGGCGAGGCGGGCGTGCGCAAGGCGATTACCAAGTTCTTCAAGGGCCGGTTCGGCGTGGAACTCGATCCCGATTCGCAGATTTGCGTGGTGTTGGGCGGCAAGGAAGGACTCGCGAGCTTGGGCCGCGCGTACGTGAATCCGGGAGACGTGGTGGCGGTGCCATCGCCCGCCTATCCGGTGTACGCGCAAGGCGTGGCCACGCTGTGCGACGGCAAGACGCGGGTGCTGCCCCTGAAGGCGAAGAACGGATTTCTGCCCGATCTTTCGCAGGCAAAGGGCGCGCGGATGCTGTTTTTGAACTATCCCAACAATCCGACGGGAGCGATTGCCACCGATCTGTTCTGGCAGCAGTTCGGCGATTTCTGCGACGCGCATCCCGAGACCATTGTCTGTCACGATCACGCCTACAGCGAGATGACGTTCGGCGAGTATGTTGCGCCGTCGCTTCTGGCGCGCACGCCGAATTGCGTGGAGATGCACTCGATGTCGAAGGTGTTCAACGCGACCGGTTTTCGCATCGGTTTTGCAGTCGGACGGGCCGACATAATCAGCGGAATGGTGAAGGTGAAGACGCAGATTGATTCGGGCGCGCCGCTGATGATCCAACGGGCCATGGCCGACGGGCTGGCGGCGTACCGGGGAGCCGAGCCGCCGCCGGACGTGGTCGAGATTCGCAAAGTGTATGGCGAACGGCGGGCGCTGGCCGAACGGATGCTCGAACAGATGGGAATGGACGTCACGAAGAGTCCGGCCACGTTCTACGTGTGGGCGCGGGTCGGCGAGGATGAACTGGCGTTCGTCGAGCGCGCGCTGGAGCGCGACGTAGTGGTCACGCCGGGGCGGGGATTCGGCGAGGAAGGAATCGGTTACATCCGGCTGGCGCTAACGCAGCCGATTCATCGCATCGAGGAGGCGCTGAACCGAATTGTTCTTTAAACGCTTTCAAGAGCTCATGCCGGGCCGACCGCTGATTCTCGGCCATCGCGGTGCACCACACTCGGCACCGGAAAACTCGCTCGAATCGTTCCGCATCGCGCTCGCTGCGGGCGCGGACGGAATCGAACTCGACGTGCAGATCACGGGCGACGGCGTATTAGTTGCTCATCACGACGGCAGTCTGCCGTCGGGAGAAAAACTGTCCTAATTGCCGTACAAAAAGTTGAAGCCGATTGCTGTCGCGGCCGGCTATGGATTTCCGCAACTTTCTGAAGTCTTTGAACTTGTGGCGGGGAAAGGACTTCTGAATATCGAACTGAAGCAAGCGGGCCATGAAGAGGCGGCGATCCGGCTGGCGCGCGGAATATTGCCGGTGGACAGCTTCGCCTTTTCGAGTTTCGATCCGGCTGCCGTGCGGACCTGCCGGAGAGTCGCACCCGACGTACCGGCCTTTCTCATCGTCTGGGGACCGCAGGATGGCGCGCGCGACGTGGCCGCGCTGCGCGAGCTTGACGCATCGGGAATCGCTTTCGAGAGCGGACACCTGTCCGCAGAACTCACCCGACTCTTCTGCCGCGAAAGGTTTCCCCTCTTCGTATGGACCGTAAATGACGTGTGCGAAGCGGTTCGTCTGGCCGAGTGGGGAGTAACAGGAATAATAACCGATATCCCGGCCGAACTGGTTACGGCGATGAATCCCTCCGGGAAAGGTTGACGGAATGCTGGAACGCCTTCTCAAAGACACGCAACGCCGGATGCCGCTGATCTTCGGTCATCGCGGTTCGCCGCTGTCTTCGCGTGAGAATACCGTGGAATCGTATTGCCACGCGCTGGCCGACGGAGCGGACGGAATCGAGCTCGACGTGCGCGCCACCGCCGACGGAGTGCTGGTCTGCCATCACAATCGCACCGTTCGCTTCGGGCTTCGTGTTTCCAAGATGACGTTTACCGAGCTCTATCGCTGGTACGCCAAGCGCGACCTGACCGTCGCCACGCTGCAAAGCGCGCTGGAGAAAGTGGCGGGGCGGGGGCTGGTGAACATCGAGATCAAGGTGACCGGAATCGAGCGCGAGGTGGTGGCGCTGGCCGCGCGCTACTTGCCGCCGAGCAGCTACTTCTTCACCAGTTTCAAGCGCGCGGCCGTGGCCGCCTGCCGGGAACTGGCTCCCGACGTTCCGGCGTTCCTGATTGCGCGATCCATCGGAAGTCTGGCGGTGATGCTGACCCAGCTGCGCGAGATCAATGCCTCGGGAATCGCCCTCCGCCACCGGCTGATAGACAAACGGGTGATCGAGTTCTTCCGCAAGCACGGACTGCCCGTGTTCGCGTGGACGGTGAACCGGCTGCCCAATGCCAAGTGGCTGGCGGACATGGGAGTGTCGGGACTTATCACCGATCTGCCGCGCGAGATGGTCGAAGAGTTCCGCCGCCGGGCCGCGCTGCTTTCGGGAGACACACTTCTCGAGATGTAGTTCCACGCAGCAGTGTGGAAAATGAAACGGGCGATCCGATGGGGCCGCCCGTTTCTTGTTCCCGCGAAAAGATGAATACTTTGACTCCCCTTCTTGACAAAGGACTCTTTTGAGGCTATATTAGAGCCATGCGAAAGACGATCTGCAATTGTTGCTGCGCTTGTTGTCCCCTGCCCGTATGGGTGAAGGGTCACGTGCGCTCGTCTGTCTGCTAATTCATCAAAGACAAAGGTTTCGTGCATGCCCCTTCGCCCTCGGCGAAGGGATTTTTGTTGATACATTCGATTAGCCGGCAGGCTCAGCCCTGCCGGAGGGAGCAACGGGACGGAGCTCGGTGCCTAATCGAGGGAGCGACATCGGGAATTGGAAATTGATGATAAGCTGTTGAAGGGACGAGAATTATGGAACCGTCACACGAAAAACGCCGGTTGACGACGATTCTGGACGCTATCGGCAACACGCCGCTGATACGGCTGAACAAGATCACGCGAGGACTCGATGCGGAAATCTGGGCTAAGGCCGAGTATTTGAATCCCGGAGGCTCGATCAAGGACCGGATCGCCAAATACATTCTCGAACAGGCTCTCGAGTCGGGCGAGATCCAGCCCGGTGGAACGATTGTCGAGAACACGTCGGGCAACACCGGCGCGGCGCTGGCGATGGTAGCGGCGGTGAAGGGCTATAAGTGCATCTTCACCATGCCCGACAAGATGTCGAAAGAAAAAGTGGACGGACTCAAGGCGTTTGGTGCGCGGGTGGTGGTCACTCCCACCAACGTTCCGCCCGATAGTCCGCAGAGCTACTACGAAACGGCGAAGCGGATCCATCGCGAGATTCCGGGCAGTTTCTACGTTAACCAGTATCACAATCCGGTCAACACGGAAGCGCACTACCATCTGACAGGCGCGGAAATCTGGGAGCAGACCGAAGGCCAGATCACCCACTACGTAGCGGGATTGGGAACGGGCGGAACGTTTTCCGGCGTGGCCAAATACCTCAAGGAGAAAAATCCGTGCGTCCAGTGTATCGGTGTGGATCCGTTCGGCAGTGTGTTCTACCGCTACTGGAAGACGGGAGAGCTCGGCGAAGCGTGGGTGTACAAGGTGGAAGGAATCGGCGAGGACATGGTGGTGGGGAACGTGGATTTCACACTTCTTGATGACGTAATTCAGGTGACGGACGCCGATTGCTTTCAGATGGGCCGGCGGCTGGCGCGCGAGGAGGGCTTGCTGGTGGGCGGATCATCGGGCGGAGCGGTATTCGCGGCTCGGGAAGTGGCATGCCGCGCGCCGAAAGGCTCGGTGATCGTGACGGTGCTGCCCGATCACGGCAACCGCTACCTCTCGAAGATGTACAACGACGAGTGGATGCGGGACAATCAGTTTCTTGAACCGGACAGCAATTTGGGCCGCGTGCGCGATCTGCTGGCTACGCGCGGCAAGCAGGAACTGATTTCGGCCCGCACGGACGAGACGGTGGAGACGGTTATTGCCCGGATGAAAGAACACGGAATTTCGCAGCTTCCGGTGATGGACAACGGACACCTCGCGGGTGTGGTGCAGGAAGTGGATCTCCTGAAGTTCGTTTTGAGCGGAGCGGGATTCTCCGGTTCGACCGTCGAGACCATCGTGCATAATCACATTCCGACGGTCAGGATGGATTCCGCGCTCGATGATGTTTCGGCGGTCTTCACCGGCTCGAGCAGCGAAGCGGTGCTGGTGACCGACGGCGATCATGCCACCGACATCATCACCAAGATTGACTTGATTGACCACTTGAGCAAACCTACTCCGAAGGATAACGAGACATAACATGTGGCATACTGTTTGCGGAGACAAGGGTGAGTCCAAAAGGAACTCACCCTTTGTATCTCCTCCACTTGCGTTCGCAGGACGGTCCTGGACTTGTCGTCGGGCATTCTTGACAATGCGCAGCAGACATCCAGAATCAACCCGGCCTGTACCACGCTGTCGAGCCTGTAGGTCTTTGAGACAATTGGCGCTGCACCGAGGCGAGGTGCTCGCCATCATGGACTCCTCTCCAAATCAAAATTTTCGGATGATTCGATAGTACTGTCCATCATTCAATTGGATATTGCATTCAGAAAATGGTGAAATGACTTTGACAGAAGCATTGAATTTACAGTGCAATACAAGGCAGACTGACGCATCGTCTTCGGTGGTGATGCATAAAGAGAACGGAGGCTATATGATGAGCGTTGGAACTTGCTGAGTGGGAAAGAGAGTTGCATAGAGCGAAAAAAGTTTGTAAATTTTAGCGATATGGTAGGTCAGTACTGCTCCTGCCGAGCTTGCATTTTGTGAATTCGCCAGAACATGATCCGCAAATTGCGGGTCAGAACAGCGCGGAGGTGGAATGAAAGCCGCATCTTCGAATTTGTCTACCGATATCGAGATCATTTGTAGCAGGCCTTGCACTTCGTCGCTTCGTGCGAGACGGTTGCAAGGTCCTAAATCTGAGTTTTGGTGTCTGATTTTGGTGCTTCTCCTTTCTGTGTCTCCTGCTAACAGTGGAGCGGAGCCATTGACCAAGGTGCGTGGTGATAGGACACCGATCTTTCGAGATAGCCTAATGGTTGCAGTTACTGTGACTGCGGATGAAGATAGTGGAATGAGCAATAGCCCATTCCGTACCGAAGTCAGTAATGAGCTACCCCTGGTACAGAGGGCTCATAGAGTGTACACTGTGTGGTTTCCGGAACCAAGGTATATCAGGTCTGTCGTCGGTGAAATGGCTGTCGAAGTCGATGTTCCGAAGTCAGAAAGCCGCCCGATGATCCGAACTATCAAAGCCTGGGAAGATACGGACAAGCGGATTTTTGGGCTGAGGCTCGGCAACCATTCTGTAGACAGGCGATTGCTCTATGTAGACAGCCTATTGCCTTCGGTCCTTCCAGTGGATGACAGGCTTACGCAAGAGATCAATGAATGGCTCAGCCAGCGGACTGTCATCGAGCGGGAAACGTACCCAATGGAATTCCAAGCGAATGGTTTCCTCTCTGCCAAGACGTTCATCCCGATTGAGGATATAGATCGTGAGGCGGGGATCATAGCGACCCGTACCTTTGAGTTTGCAAGGTATGTGTCGAGTGTGCAATCGATCATTACAACGTGGGTTATCCATGAGAGGGGTTTTGCCTTGCTTGAGCAGCGATGGTGAAGGAGATCCAGCTTGAAACGTTTCGTAGGTATGGCATGTGAAGTATAGGGATCGATTTCTGAGCGCATTGCCGGTGTGCCTTCTCCTATTTGCTGAAACATTATAGGATTGGAATAGACACCGAGCGAGAAGTTGTGCGGACGGCCCTGTGCGGCCGCCCGTTTTCTTGGTGACATATTGTATGAACGAACCCCCAGCCAGGCGGCTGGGGGTTCGTTTGTAATGTGCGATTGCCAGTCGGGAGACCAGCAACGGCGAAGAGAGATTCTTCTATGGTCTCCCTTCCGTCCCCCCAGTAATGGGGGGAGACCAGCAATAGCTATTTGACCAGCAGCATCTTCTGCATAGCCGTGTAGTGTGGGGAAGCGGCGCGGCAGAGATAGAGACCCGTGGCCACGGATGAACCGCTGGCGTCGGTGCCGTTCCAGACGAAGGAGTGCCGTCCCGCGTTGAGAACTCCCCGGTGGAGCGTGCGCACGAGGCGGCCGGTGACGTCAAACACTTCGAGGCGGACATCGGCGGGTTCGGGAACGTCGAAGCGAAGCGTGGTCGTCGGATTGAACGGATTCGGAAAGTTCGAATAGAGCCGGAACTCGCCGGGCAGCGCGGAAGCCGTTTCACTCACGGGAAGATCAATCTCAACGGCGAGCGTGTCCGAGAAGTCCGACGCTCCGAAGCGATAGTGAGCCTTGACGGTGTAGTTCGCGGTCACGCCGTGCTCTTGTGGCTGATCGGTGAAAACCGAATCGGTGAGCTGGGTCGCGATTTCTTCGTCGTTCCGATAGATGGAGTAGCGCATGATGTAGGGCGGCGGTGGAGATTCCGTGGACATCGGACGCCGCCAGCTCAGCGTGACTTCGCCGTTGTGCTGCACCGCCGACAAATCGCGCGGCGGATCCAGCCGATAGGAAAAGATATCCGGGAATTCGGCTCCGTCGGGATCGAGAGCAAACTGACCCCGCCACGCTTCATAGCCGGGATACAGGAACAGGGCGCTGACGGTTCCCGCCGCCACCGAATCGTCTTCAAATCCGAGGCCGACGGGCGAAAGGGCGCGACCGCCCACGTGTAGAACGGCGCCGGTGATGTCGTTGCGCGTCGGATAGACGAAAACCGTGGCCAATACACTGCCGACGTCGGTGGGCCGTCCGGTGGAGAAACGGAGGGCCGCGCCGTTTTCGATGGGCCACGAATTCGGGTCGAGGGTGCCGTTGAAGAGCACCTGCACGCCGGTGTTCTCGTCGGGATTTTCAATGCCGATAGTGCAACCGTTGATGTTGCCCATGTCGCCGTAAACGAACACCATGTCGCAATCGCCGGTGGTCGTCGGATAGAAGGCCGGATCGAGGAAATGTACTTGCCAGTTCATCAGGGGGCCGGGAAGTTGTGCGAGGCGCTGATAGACGAACTCGAAGATCCATCGTCCGTGATCGCGGTCGTACCAGACGAAATTCTGCGCGCCGAACGCCCGGGCTTCGCGGAGATCGTCCCAGTAGGGTGCGATGATGCCGGGAGGATCATTGAGCACAAAGGGAATGGGCGTATTGATGCGGCACGCATCGTGGTGCACACCCGGCAACATCCAGCCGTCGCAGTTCACGGTCAATGTGTCCCAGTCTCCGCCATAGAAAGAGATGGGAAACGGCGCGGGGAAGAAGACCGCCGAATCTCCGTGGGAGAAGAAGAATTCCCTACCCGGATAGCCGAACAACGGATCGAGCTCAATCCAGTCATAGGGTGCGGGCCGGTCGCGATCGTAACGATCATAGGCTCGATAACCGTAGTTGTCGGCGGCCGAAGGTTCGACGATGCCGACGAATACCTCGATCTCGGCGAACGTGGTGTCCCCGGCTTGAACAATCAAGTTTGTGTCGGCCTCGATCACGAGCGGCGGAATATGATTCACGGTGAAGCGGACGTGAACATTGAAGCCGGTGGCGGGCAGGTTCACGACGAACCGGCCGTGAGCATCGGTGATGAGCGTATCCAGCGGCGTATCCTGGATCGTCACGCGCGCGCCTTGAACTCCGACTCCACTCTGCAGACGGACGGTTCCGGCCAGCACTCCCGCAGCGGCGGGAGTCATCTCGACGTTGACCCGGGTCGTGTCCCCTTCGAACGTCTCTACTCCCGGAACGGTCACGGTTTCGTAACCGAACTTGGAATAGCGCATCGTGTACACGCCCTGTTGGGCGCTGAGGTTGTAGTAGCCGCTGCTGTCGCTGCGCGCGGCGCGCGGCGTGGGAACGGCCTGTACGCGAACACCGGGCAGCGGATTCCCGGCGCTGGTGGTGATATAACCATCTACGCGGCCCAGACTGGCCACGGCCAATACGGCATCGTAGGCATTGAGGAATCCATGACCAAAGATATTGTCGTCACCGACGGGGGGATAGCCCTCGTCAATCGCCGTGTTCATGAGAGCTTCTTTGATGGTGATGTAATCGCAGTCGGGGCAGGCTTCGCGCATGAGAGCGACAACACCGGCGACGTGGGGGCCGGACATCGAAGTGCCGCTCCAATCCTCGTCTTCGTATCCGCCGCCGGGGACGCAGGAATAGACGGCAACTCCCGGAGCCGTGATTTCGGGTTTGACGGCGGCGAGATCGGGGGGACAGTCGGACGGCCCGCGGGAAGAGAAGGTGGCGACGGGAAACGGCGGGGTTTCGCTGTTGGCGTTTACGGCGCCGACGGCGAAAATTTGATAGGGATTCAGTTCGTAGGTGGCCGGGGAACGCAAGCCGGCGGTGCCCTCGTTTCCGGCCGACCAGATCACGACCGGACCGGCCGCTTCGCAGTTGGTGATGACGGTGTTCCAGTTGTTGTAGCAGGGAGTTCCCACGTGACCCTGCGTGACTCCCCAGGAATTCTGGATGACGTCGGGCACGTCTTCCATCGTGTTGGGATTGCCGTCGGGGTCAGCGAGCCACTCGAAGGCGTCGAAGATGTCCTGGATGAAGGCGGCGCCTACACTCTGGTTGATGGGATTGGTGGCGATCCAGCGAGCGTTGGGAGCCGCCCCCACGGTAATCGTGTCACCGTTGGTTTGATATTCCCGACCGCACATGGAACCCATGGTGTGGGTGCCGTGACCGTTGTTATCCACGGGCAGCGGACGGTTGCCGAGCAGGTCGAGCCAGCATTCGCCGACGGGAGCAGTGTTGCCGCGCCAGCGGGACGCCAGGGCGGGATGCAAACGGTCCACTCCGGTATCCACTCCCGCCACGAGTACTCCCTGACCGGTGATGCCGAGTTCCGAATTGACGCGGGCGGCTCCGGTGGCGCGTTGACCGGCGGTGGTGAAGTGTACGTCGAGGCTGGAGGGTCGGCCACTGCGTCGCGGGCCGCGCGGCACCGGCTCGATGAGTTCCGCGCGGAAGTTGAATCCGATGGACTCGACGTCCGGGTGTTCCTTCAGTTCGAGAATCGCGCCGGGCGAGCCGAGCACAACGATCAGGTTCTCGATCCAGTAGGCGGTGTATCCGACCACACTGCCGTCGCGTTTCTGTTCACTCAGCAGGTCGAGCACGGGCCCTTGCGTGTCAGCGGCGTTGGACTGGAGAGCCTCGATGACAACACGATGTCGTTCGGCCAACGGAGCGCGGCGGGCATGAAGGGCAAGATCGAGCGCTCGAATATCTTGTGGATTGTACAGCTTGAGAATGACGCTGAACCGCTCGCTTTCGGGAGCGGAGAAGAGCCGCGATTCGAGGCCGGGGTCTATGCCGGCGGCAAGAGATCCTGTTGCGCAAAGAAGCGCCACGGCGATGCAGAGTGTGATGCGTGAGTACACGTGTGGATCTTTCTGAAGTTGTGCACGGATGGTTCGAGGGGGCGACGCGGCGGAAGCCGGATTTCCCTTCATGCCGGACAAGATACTTATAAACATCACCACAAACAAGGGTCTCTGCAAAGTGTGACGGGCAATGGCGATAATTTGCACAGTCAAGGCTGATGGGAGATGGTCCTACAAACGTTGTGAATCGAAGGTGATGCGAGGACAGGTAGGGCATCGAGCGCAGGATATGCAGATACTGGAGACACGTGGTCACATTCCCTCGGGCCTGAAAGAAGCGTCAGGCATGATCGAGTGGAGAAACTTAGCCCCTCGTGGATCGGAATCGCCGGGAAGACACACAGAGGCGAGAGGGTATTAGAGTGCAGCGAGGCATCTTGGAGGCACCTGTGTGCACGAACCGTAGTCTGGCTGGGTCAGTGCGGGTAACTATTTTTGAAGCTATGGTTTAAGGTCGGCATGGGTCGCTTGAGTTTGTTGAACAAGAGTGGATAAAGACTTGCGGAGCCGCAATATGGTTAGTATATTAATCGTCACTAATACGTTAACTCGATGAATTCGACTGTGTGAAAAGCGTCTGAACAAACCTTGTTTGACAGGAGAGGAGTAAAGGGAATGAAGAAGATTGCCTTACTGTGTACGCTGCTGGCGGCGCTCTGCGCCTGCATAGTGTTCGCCGGCGAAATCACGGACATCGGCAATGTTCCGTCCAAGGACGAGGCGGCCAAGTCATCCGCGCCGGCGGTGACCGCACCGACGAAGCCGGATGGGACGCCGATGCGGACGGAAGTCATCTTAGGTCATGGAGTTCCCATGACACAAGTGGAATCCGTAGTGGCCGAGGAGCCTTATGCGGCCATTAAAGAAGAGATGGATGCCCTGCGCGCCGAAATTAGCGCGGCGGTAGAGGCGGGTCTGGATGCTGATCCGGCGCTGAAAGAGCGCTTGTCGGACCTGTGGGACATGATGAAGCCCGCGGCCCCTCCGCGTAGAGGCTTGGATCAGGGCGGCGGCAGCTGCGCCTCGGCGTTTGCGATTGATCCGGGTTCGCTCCCATTCTGCGACACGGGAGATCTGGATGGAACAAACGACTGCGCGCACGCCACGCTTGGTCGTCCGTACAATGACATCTTCTACAGTT from bacterium includes:
- a CDS encoding S8 family serine peptidase, which gives rise to MYSRITLCIAVALLCATGSLAAGIDPGLESRLFSAPESERFSVILKLYNPQDIRALDLALHARRAPLAERHRVVIEALQSNAADTQGPVLDLLSEQKRDGSVVGYTAYWIENLIVVLGSPGAILELKEHPDVESIGFNFRAELIEPVPRGPRRSGRPSSLDVHFTTAGQRATGAARVNSELGITGQGVLVAGVDTGVDRLHPALASRWRGNTAPVGECWLDLLGNRPLPVDNNGHGTHTMGSMCGREYQTNGDTITVGAAPNARWIATNPINQSVGAAFIQDIFDAFEWLADPDGNPNTMEDVPDVIQNSWGVTQGHVGTPCYNNWNTVITNCEAAGPVVIWSAGNEGTAGLRSPATYELNPYQIFAVGAVNANSETPPFPVATFSSRGPSDCPPDLAAVKPEITAPGVAVYSCVPGGGYEDEDWSGTSMSGPHVAGVVALMREACPDCDYITIKEALMNTAIDEGYPPVGDDNIFGHGFLNAYDAVLAVASLGRVDGYITTSAGNPLPGVRVQAVPTPRAARSDSSGYYNLSAQQGVYTMRYSKFGYETVTVPGVETFEGDTTRVNVEMTPAAAGVLAGTVRLQSGVGVQGARVTIQDTPLDTLITDAHGRFVVNLPATGFNVHVRFTVNHIPPLVIEADTNLIVQAGDTTFAEIEVFVGIVEPSAADNYGYRAYDRYDRDRPAPYDWIELDPLFGYPGREFFFSHGDSAVFFPAPFPISFYGGDWDTLTVNCDGWMLPGVHHDACRINTPIPFVLNDPPGIIAPYWDDLREARAFGAQNFVWYDRDHGRWIFEFVYQRLAQLPGPLMNWQVHFLDPAFYPTTTGDCDMVFVYGDMGNINGCTIGIENPDENTGVQVLFNGTLDPNSWPIENGAALRFSTGRPTDVGSVLATVFVYPTRNDITGAVLHVGGRALSPVGLGFEDDSVAAGTVSALFLYPGYEAWRGQFALDPDGAEFPDIFSYRLDPPRDLSAVQHNGEVTLSWRRPMSTESPPPPYIMRYSIYRNDEEIATQLTDSVFTDQPQEHGVTANYTVKAHYRFGASDFSDTLAVEIDLPVSETASALPGEFRLYSNFPNPFNPTTTLRFDVPEPADVRLEVFDVTGRLVRTLHRGVLNAGRHSFVWNGTDASGSSVATGLYLCRAASPHYTAMQKMLLVK
- a CDS encoding glycerophosphodiester phosphodiesterase, with amino-acid sequence MPYKKLKPIAVAAGYGFPQLSEVFELVAGKGLLNIELKQAGHEEAAIRLARGILPVDSFAFSSFDPAAVRTCRRVAPDVPAFLIVWGPQDGARDVAALRELDASGIAFESGHLSAELTRLFCRERFPLFVWTVNDVCEAVRLAEWGVTGIITDIPAELVTAMNPSGKG
- a CDS encoding glycerophosphodiester phosphodiesterase, translated to MFFKRFQELMPGRPLILGHRGAPHSAPENSLESFRIALAAGADGIELDVQITGDGVLVAHHDGSLPSGEKLS
- a CDS encoding aminotransferase class I/II-fold pyridoxal phosphate-dependent enzyme, with translation IGDPDLPPPASFTRALQEHAADPDAHFYSSSRGEAGVRKAITKFFKGRFGVELDPDSQICVVLGGKEGLASLGRAYVNPGDVVAVPSPAYPVYAQGVATLCDGKTRVLPLKAKNGFLPDLSQAKGARMLFLNYPNNPTGAIATDLFWQQFGDFCDAHPETIVCHDHAYSEMTFGEYVAPSLLARTPNCVEMHSMSKVFNATGFRIGFAVGRADIISGMVKVKTQIDSGAPLMIQRAMADGLAAYRGAEPPPDVVEIRKVYGERRALAERMLEQMGMDVTKSPATFYVWARVGEDELAFVERALERDVVVTPGRGFGEEGIGYIRLALTQPIHRIEEALNRIVL
- a CDS encoding glycerophosphodiester phosphodiesterase; this encodes MLERLLKDTQRRMPLIFGHRGSPLSSRENTVESYCHALADGADGIELDVRATADGVLVCHHNRTVRFGLRVSKMTFTELYRWYAKRDLTVATLQSALEKVAGRGLVNIEIKVTGIEREVVALAARYLPPSSYFFTSFKRAAVAACRELAPDVPAFLIARSIGSLAVMLTQLREINASGIALRHRLIDKRVIEFFRKHGLPVFAWTVNRLPNAKWLADMGVSGLITDLPREMVEEFRRRAALLSGDTLLEM
- a CDS encoding pyridoxal-phosphate dependent enzyme — protein: MEPSHEKRRLTTILDAIGNTPLIRLNKITRGLDAEIWAKAEYLNPGGSIKDRIAKYILEQALESGEIQPGGTIVENTSGNTGAALAMVAAVKGYKCIFTMPDKMSKEKVDGLKAFGARVVVTPTNVPPDSPQSYYETAKRIHREIPGSFYVNQYHNPVNTEAHYHLTGAEIWEQTEGQITHYVAGLGTGGTFSGVAKYLKEKNPCVQCIGVDPFGSVFYRYWKTGELGEAWVYKVEGIGEDMVVGNVDFTLLDDVIQVTDADCFQMGRRLAREEGLLVGGSSGGAVFAAREVACRAPKGSVIVTVLPDHGNRYLSKMYNDEWMRDNQFLEPDSNLGRVRDLLATRGKQELISARTDETVETVIARMKEHGISQLPVMDNGHLAGVVQEVDLLKFVLSGAGFSGSTVETIVHNHIPTVRMDSALDDVSAVFTGSSSEAVLVTDGDHATDIITKIDLIDHLSKPTPKDNET